A single window of Mugil cephalus isolate CIBA_MC_2020 chromosome 1, CIBA_Mcephalus_1.1, whole genome shotgun sequence DNA harbors:
- the LOC125015679 gene encoding leukocyte immunoglobulin-like receptor subfamily A member 1 codes for MLNKAVVTQQHNWPQIFSGEKITLTCEVQGGEDTEWEYEWRKPRSTLWTNNKYWTFTASESSSGDYMCRSRLRDDSYSSTEWSEAITLSVSATKPKARLSAHTTDIPVGGSVSLTCSVTPSSGWKYYWYRDERSSEPLTTQHAGFYSNGQMRVSQEGLYWCRGGRGDTVYYTEYSDSVRINGNDPNKVTVTLQPNWPQIYRGEEITLRCEIHGGDTEWEYEWRSTSSYKPPNLNEFRIKSDSSLHTGDYKCKGRMKSEQQSSTEWSDSFTLTVFINKQPVLSVSPSWLSI; via the exons atgttga acaaggctgttgtaacacaacaacacaactggcctcagatattcagtgGTGAGAAGATCACTCTGACATGTGAGGTCCAGGGAGGTGAAGACACTGAGTGGGAGTATGAATGGAGAAAACCCAGGTCTACACTCTGGACAAACAATAAATACTGGACTTTCACTGCTTCTGAGTCCAGCAGTGGAGACTACATGTGTAGGAGTAGACTCAGAGATGACTCATATTcttcaacagagtggagtgaagccatcacactgtcagtatctg CAACTAAACCAAAGGCCAGACTGAGTGCTCACACCACAGATATTccagtaggaggcagtgtgAGCCTGACCTGCTCAGTGACGCCATCATCTGGATGGAAATACTACTGGTACAGAGATGAGAGGTCCTCTGAACCTCTGACCACACAACATGCTGGTTTCTATTCAAATGGACAAATGAGAGTCTCACAGGAAGGACTGTActggtgcagaggaggaagaggagacacaGTTTACTACACAGAGTATAGTGATTCAGTCAGGATCAATGGAAATG ATCCAAACAAGGTGACTGTGACTCTCCAACCCAACTGGCCTCAGAtctacagaggagaggagattactctcagatgtgagatccatGGAGGAGACACTGAGTGGGAGTATGAATGGAGATCTACCAGTTCATACAAACCTCCAAATCTAAATGAGTTCAGGATTAAATCTGATTCTTCACTCCACACTGGAGACTACAAGTGTAAAGGTAGAATGAAAAGTGAACAACAGTcttcaacagagtggagtgattcCTTCACATTGACTGTATTCATCA ataaacaacctgtcctctctgtgtctccatcatggctgag TATctag